A genomic segment from Candidatus Zixiibacteriota bacterium encodes:
- a CDS encoding DUF6754 domain-containing protein: protein MKHKPIILCLSLIASFGFASAQDVPVVESDSTVVDSTLFPAPVTQLKAYDTDNDHGHTITLEWELSADDGQGKNNVTMYEIFRWMPDLMASIPHLRDTLAFLESRLADGYTPPPLDSKMDSISQVFVSLDEAQVAEAIKRTREKIAGALAGLPQAHAAYPQNGSWVEVGVAPAGTRTFNNVGTKEKESADYLPDFSDMYYRIDAVTANPDYRAESEIVGPVQSSGQWFNGDRVPVFWFVIFFGILTVYFVQRARRGADLFVRPLAGIEAVDDAIGRATEMGRPILYVMGLGSADMVATIASFTILGRVAKRVAEYQTSLLVPAYDPVVMAVAQEVVKTAYLDAGRPDDYKEDTVHFVTSLQFAYVAAVNGIMLRELPATNVYMGKFFAESLLLAETGAVAGSIQIAGTDEIAQIPFFIVACDYTLIGEELYAASAYLGREPILLGSLKAQDIAKAAVIVLALLGLVAANTALLDGWEWAAKLVKYFEVAD, encoded by the coding sequence ATGAAGCATAAACCGATTATTCTTTGCCTATCGCTCATCGCAAGCTTCGGCTTTGCTTCCGCTCAGGATGTCCCTGTTGTCGAGTCCGATTCAACGGTAGTTGACTCAACGCTTTTTCCTGCTCCGGTAACGCAGTTGAAGGCCTATGACACCGACAACGACCACGGACACACCATTACTCTTGAGTGGGAGTTGTCTGCCGACGACGGGCAGGGTAAGAACAATGTTACGATGTATGAGATTTTCCGGTGGATGCCGGACTTGATGGCTTCGATTCCGCATCTTCGCGATACGCTCGCATTTTTGGAGTCGAGGCTGGCCGACGGCTATACGCCTCCACCTTTGGACTCGAAGATGGACTCAATCAGCCAGGTGTTCGTGTCGCTGGATGAGGCTCAGGTGGCGGAGGCGATCAAGCGGACCAGGGAGAAAATTGCGGGCGCTCTGGCAGGTTTGCCGCAGGCGCACGCCGCTTATCCGCAAAACGGCTCGTGGGTTGAGGTTGGAGTGGCGCCGGCCGGAACCAGGACATTCAACAATGTCGGCACCAAGGAGAAAGAATCGGCAGACTACTTGCCCGATTTCAGTGACATGTATTATCGCATAGACGCGGTGACGGCGAATCCGGATTATCGCGCGGAATCAGAGATTGTCGGACCGGTTCAGAGTTCGGGGCAGTGGTTCAACGGCGACCGCGTGCCGGTTTTCTGGTTTGTGATATTCTTTGGCATCCTGACTGTCTATTTCGTTCAGAGAGCGCGTCGGGGCGCCGATCTGTTCGTTCGCCCCCTGGCCGGTATCGAGGCTGTCGATGACGCCATTGGCCGCGCCACCGAAATGGGTCGGCCTATTCTGTACGTTATGGGTCTGGGGTCGGCTGATATGGTGGCAACCATTGCCTCCTTCACGATACTCGGACGCGTTGCCAAGCGGGTCGCGGAGTATCAGACATCGCTTCTGGTGCCGGCCTACGATCCCGTCGTTATGGCCGTGGCGCAGGAAGTGGTTAAGACAGCGTATCTTGATGCCGGTCGCCCTGATGATTACAAAGAAGACACGGTGCATTTCGTCACCTCCTTACAATTCGCCTATGTGGCTGCCGTTAACGGTATCATGCTTCGCGAACTGCCGGCGACCAATGTGTATATGGGTAAATTCTTCGCGGAATCTCTGCTTCTCGCTGAAACCGGTGCGGTGGCCGGTTCGATCCAGATTGCCGGCACCGACGAGATAGCCCAGATCCCGTTTTTCATTGTGGCCTGTGACTACACGTTGATCGGCGAAGAACTTTATGCGGCATCGGCCTATCTCGGACGCGAGCCGATTCTGCTGGGTTCGCTGAAAGCACAGGATATCGCCAAGGCGGCTGTGATTGTACTGGCCCTGCTCGGCCTGGTGGCCGCCAATACGGCGTTGCTGGACGGCTGGGAGTGGGCAGCCAAACTCGTCAAATATTTTGAAGTAGCTGACTAG
- a CDS encoding fibronectin type III domain-containing protein — protein MRFSVLLIFLILPISLLAQGSSPDIIPSDTLVDSTVVKVAPVTSLIASDHKYDAGDAISLEWVPSIDDQLLDSKVIGYRVYRITNDGEPVLVGELPPAVNHYLDEGLDSDSTYSYYVGTLSQNFEVSSTHTAPMSPEWELVDMERKWLFLIALIVGGSVVMFIAFARRGKQLFVRKIAGLEAVDDAVGRATEMGRPILFIPGIRDMDDVQTLAALTILGRISRVIADYDTRIFMPTSRSLVMTAGRETVKASYQAAGRPDKYSDDMVTYVTDEQFGYVAAVDGIMVREKPATVFLLGAFFAESLILAETGNYIGAIQIAGTARPAQIPFFIAACDFTLIGEELFAASAYLSGEPMQLGSLKGQDVGKGIAMVAIIVGVIAMTAGEAWDVQFMKDVVAWLSGVFSTK, from the coding sequence ATGAGATTTTCAGTCCTCCTAATTTTCCTGATTCTTCCCATATCATTGCTGGCTCAAGGCAGTTCTCCGGACATTATTCCATCTGATACCCTTGTGGATTCGACCGTTGTCAAAGTGGCGCCGGTTACCTCTTTGATAGCCAGCGATCACAAGTACGACGCCGGCGATGCCATCTCGCTTGAGTGGGTTCCGTCTATTGACGATCAGTTGCTGGACAGCAAAGTTATCGGCTATCGGGTTTACCGTATCACGAACGACGGCGAGCCGGTTCTGGTGGGAGAGTTGCCGCCCGCGGTGAATCACTACCTGGACGAGGGACTCGATTCCGATTCCACATACAGTTATTATGTTGGCACGCTGTCGCAGAATTTCGAGGTGTCATCCACTCATACGGCACCGATGTCTCCCGAGTGGGAACTGGTCGACATGGAGCGCAAGTGGCTTTTTCTGATCGCGCTGATAGTTGGTGGCTCGGTGGTAATGTTTATAGCTTTCGCTCGCCGCGGCAAGCAGTTGTTCGTCCGCAAGATCGCCGGACTTGAGGCGGTTGATGACGCGGTCGGACGAGCAACGGAAATGGGTCGGCCGATACTGTTTATTCCCGGGATTCGCGATATGGATGATGTTCAGACACTGGCGGCATTGACTATCCTGGGGCGCATCTCACGAGTAATCGCCGATTATGATACCCGAATATTCATGCCGACGTCGCGATCTCTGGTGATGACGGCCGGCAGGGAAACAGTCAAAGCCTCGTATCAGGCTGCCGGTCGCCCGGACAAATACAGCGATGACATGGTGACGTATGTTACCGACGAGCAGTTCGGATATGTGGCGGCGGTCGATGGCATCATGGTGCGCGAGAAACCCGCCACGGTGTTTTTGCTCGGTGCATTTTTCGCGGAATCGCTGATTCTCGCTGAGACGGGCAATTATATCGGAGCTATTCAGATTGCCGGAACGGCCCGGCCCGCGCAGATTCCGTTTTTCATCGCAGCATGTGATTTTACTTTGATCGGCGAAGAGTTGTTCGCCGCATCGGCTTATTTGTCGGGAGAACCGATGCAGCTGGGTTCGTTGAAGGGACAGGATGTAGGCAAGGGCATCGCCATGGTAGCCATTATTGTCGGTGTGATTGCCATGACGGCAGGTGAGGCCTGGGATGTGCAATTCATGAAAGATGTCGTCGCCTGGTTGAGTGGCGTTTTTTCGACAAAGTGA
- a CDS encoding fibronectin type III domain-containing protein, producing MTPVDTLEANARPLPPTDVTVKDTPNDGGGAITVAWNPSPDDHKGGKVKGYSVFRAEYIDDQPGEFTLVGERPAGKDEYSNDDGNTADGIRYVYKVAALNRVTTETGEVREFVSESAVTLPVTSSPQWFHKRRVNVMVAVILLSFFIVYYIRQAKAGKKLFIRRIAGMEAVDEAVGRATEMGKKIFYISGLGDMDNMQTIASLTILGRVAELAAEYETYLDVPVCRSLVMVTGREVVKEAYSKAGRPDAFKPDQVHYLTDDQFGYAAAVDGMFVREKPATIFYMGQFYAESLILAETGNSIGAIQIAGTAMPAQLPFFVAACDYTLIGEELFAASSYLSKEPKLLGSLKGQDIGKGIILVALIIGVILESFGVWQLSNLFMVK from the coding sequence TTGACCCCCGTCGATACTCTTGAAGCCAACGCCAGGCCGCTGCCGCCTACCGATGTCACAGTCAAAGACACACCGAATGATGGTGGAGGGGCTATTACTGTTGCCTGGAATCCATCGCCCGACGATCATAAAGGTGGCAAAGTCAAAGGATATTCGGTATTCAGGGCGGAATATATAGATGATCAACCGGGCGAATTTACGTTGGTTGGCGAAAGACCGGCCGGCAAGGATGAGTATTCCAACGATGATGGCAATACCGCCGATGGAATCCGGTATGTCTATAAGGTAGCGGCCCTCAATCGGGTTACTACTGAAACCGGTGAGGTACGGGAATTTGTGTCTGAATCTGCGGTGACTCTGCCGGTAACATCTTCACCTCAATGGTTCCACAAGCGACGGGTAAATGTTATGGTCGCGGTAATTCTTTTGAGCTTCTTCATCGTTTATTACATTAGACAAGCCAAAGCGGGAAAGAAACTGTTTATTCGCCGAATTGCCGGTATGGAAGCGGTAGATGAGGCGGTGGGTCGGGCCACGGAGATGGGCAAAAAGATATTCTATATTTCCGGCTTGGGCGATATGGATAACATGCAGACGATAGCTTCATTGACTATCCTGGGTCGTGTAGCCGAACTTGCCGCTGAATATGAAACATATCTGGATGTTCCTGTCTGCCGTTCGCTGGTGATGGTAACGGGCAGAGAGGTTGTCAAAGAGGCCTATTCGAAAGCCGGGCGTCCCGATGCGTTTAAACCGGATCAGGTTCATTATCTTACGGACGATCAGTTTGGATATGCTGCGGCTGTTGATGGCATGTTTGTGCGTGAGAAGCCGGCGACCATCTTTTATATGGGACAGTTTTATGCCGAGTCGCTGATTCTGGCAGAAACGGGCAACTCTATTGGTGCAATTCAAATTGCGGGTACGGCAATGCCTGCTCAGCTGCCATTTTTCGTGGCCGCTTGCGATTATACGTTAATAGGCGAGGAGCTTTTTGCGGCGTCGTCCTACCTGTCCAAAGAGCCGAAACTATTGGGTTCTCTCAAGGGACAGGACATTGGTAAAGGAATTATTCTGGTGGCGCTGATTATAGGCGTTATTCTGGAATCTTTCGGTGTGTGGCAGTTGTCCAATCTGTTTATGGTTAAATAA
- a CDS encoding glutamate mutase L produces the protein MAKFENPDDIKVIVATDCGSTTTKAILIEYVNGEYRLITRGEAPTTVEAPFEDVTMGVLNAVAEVEELSGRKLLDDEGRIISPRQGNVGTDVYISTSSAGGGLQMMVAGVVRSMTAESAERAALGAGAIVMDVIASNDKRLPHQQIERIRALRPDMILLSGGIDGGTMTHVVEIAELISAADPRPRLGSSYKLPIIYAGNKDATQAVKDTLADKVDLKTVENLRPVLERENLGPAREEIHELFMEHVMAQAPGYKKLMSWTDAPIMPTPGAVGLIIQTIAKIYGIEALGVDIGGATTDVFSVFRPDGETPVFNRTVSANLGMSYSISNVFAEATLPMVMRWVPFKMDERDLRNRVKNKMIRPTTIPQSMEELIFEQAIAKEALRLALVQHKNFATVLKGVQQQRTIADAFEQSSSGATIVNMMTLDMLIGSGGVLSHAPRRQQSALMMIDAFMPEGTTRLAVDSIFMMPQLGVLTEVQPKAATEVFEKDCLIHLGTCVAPAGTTKKPGPVMKYTIELPTGTVSGTLQHLEMKRFELGIQENGLPMTARATLEPERGYDVGAGKGNKVVKDLHGGVVGIILDGRGRPFDLSTLSEDDRVKYLKQWMTELDIYPADKL, from the coding sequence ATGGCTAAGTTCGAAAATCCAGATGACATAAAGGTCATTGTCGCCACCGACTGCGGATCTACCACGACCAAAGCAATCCTGATTGAATACGTCAACGGAGAGTACCGTCTGATTACACGCGGCGAGGCTCCCACCACGGTTGAGGCCCCATTCGAAGACGTAACCATGGGGGTGCTCAACGCCGTTGCTGAAGTCGAAGAGTTGTCGGGACGCAAGCTGCTTGACGACGAAGGCCGTATTATTTCCCCCCGTCAGGGCAACGTTGGCACCGATGTTTACATCTCGACCTCCTCCGCCGGTGGTGGTCTTCAGATGATGGTGGCCGGGGTTGTCCGATCCATGACCGCGGAATCGGCCGAACGTGCCGCTTTGGGCGCCGGTGCTATTGTAATGGATGTCATCGCTTCCAACGACAAAAGACTCCCCCACCAGCAGATTGAGCGAATTCGCGCCTTGCGCCCGGACATGATTTTGCTGTCCGGTGGTATTGACGGCGGTACGATGACTCACGTGGTCGAAATCGCCGAGCTTATCTCAGCCGCTGACCCGCGGCCCCGTCTCGGATCAAGTTACAAGCTGCCCATTATATATGCGGGCAACAAAGACGCTACCCAGGCGGTAAAAGACACCCTCGCCGACAAAGTCGACCTCAAAACGGTTGAGAATCTTCGACCCGTCCTCGAACGCGAGAACCTCGGCCCGGCCCGTGAAGAAATCCATGAGCTTTTCATGGAACACGTTATGGCTCAAGCTCCCGGTTACAAGAAACTTATGTCGTGGACCGACGCTCCGATCATGCCGACGCCGGGCGCTGTCGGACTTATCATTCAGACCATCGCCAAAATTTACGGTATCGAGGCCCTTGGGGTGGATATTGGTGGAGCAACGACCGACGTGTTTTCGGTTTTCCGCCCGGATGGCGAGACGCCCGTGTTTAACCGCACGGTTTCCGCCAACCTTGGCATGTCCTATTCGATCTCGAATGTGTTTGCTGAAGCTACCTTGCCGATGGTCATGCGCTGGGTGCCCTTCAAGATGGACGAGCGCGACCTTCGCAACCGCGTCAAAAACAAAATGATCCGGCCGACAACCATCCCTCAGTCGATGGAAGAGTTGATCTTCGAACAGGCTATCGCCAAAGAGGCTCTCCGCCTGGCTCTCGTACAGCACAAAAATTTCGCCACCGTACTCAAAGGTGTGCAGCAGCAGCGTACGATTGCCGACGCTTTCGAGCAGTCGTCATCAGGCGCCACCATCGTCAATATGATGACGCTCGACATGCTCATCGGTTCCGGCGGCGTGCTCTCCCACGCCCCGCGCCGGCAGCAGTCGGCCCTGATGATGATCGACGCTTTCATGCCCGAAGGTACCACGCGACTGGCCGTCGATTCGATCTTCATGATGCCGCAACTCGGCGTTCTCACTGAAGTCCAGCCTAAAGCGGCCACCGAAGTTTTCGAAAAAGATTGCCTCATTCACCTCGGTACATGTGTAGCTCCGGCCGGAACGACCAAGAAACCCGGTCCGGTTATGAAGTATACCATTGAGCTTCCTACCGGTACCGTCTCAGGTACCCTGCAGCATCTGGAAATGAAGCGTTTCGAGTTGGGCATACAGGAGAACGGCCTCCCGATGACAGCCAGAGCAACGCTGGAACCGGAGCGCGGCTATGATGTCGGCGCGGGCAAGGGAAACAAGGTTGTCAAAGATCTTCACGGCGGCGTCGTGGGCATTATCCTCGACGGTCGTGGCCGCCCGTTTGACCTGTCGACCCTCAGCGAAGATGATAGAGTGAAATATCTTAAACAGTGGATGACTGAACTCGACATTTACCCGGCTGATAAATTATGA
- a CDS encoding MotA/TolQ/ExbB proton channel family protein yields the protein MNPTVAASIFSGSLWQIIGNTSTFGSFILIVLTFMSIVSWVIIFHKWRQFKAVEKDNHRFQQSFQRARQISESVGQAKASANSPLSQIYLAGYHELMELKEQKNQGGTLQEKVNRLDDDDFEIVEMAMERSLTDQMGILESKVIFLASTANSAPFMGLLGTVVGIMDSFWAIGERGSASLAVVAPGIAEALLATIVGLGAAIPAVIAFNWANNKLKFINDFAGNFISSFISQAKKEAR from the coding sequence ATGAACCCAACGGTTGCGGCAAGTATATTCTCCGGATCGCTCTGGCAGATTATCGGTAATACTTCTACTTTCGGAAGCTTCATCCTGATTGTCCTGACATTTATGTCGATCGTCTCGTGGGTGATCATTTTTCATAAATGGCGCCAGTTCAAAGCCGTCGAGAAAGACAACCATCGCTTCCAGCAGAGTTTCCAAAGAGCACGCCAGATATCCGAATCCGTGGGACAGGCCAAGGCGAGCGCCAATTCCCCACTCTCTCAAATCTACCTGGCCGGTTACCACGAGTTGATGGAACTCAAAGAACAGAAAAATCAGGGCGGGACTCTCCAGGAGAAAGTCAACCGGCTCGATGATGATGATTTCGAAATCGTTGAGATGGCCATGGAAAGAAGCCTCACTGACCAGATGGGAATTCTCGAAAGCAAAGTCATCTTTCTCGCCAGCACGGCTAACTCGGCGCCGTTCATGGGCCTGCTTGGTACGGTTGTCGGTATAATGGATTCCTTTTGGGCTATCGGAGAGCGCGGCTCGGCTTCGCTGGCGGTGGTCGCTCCGGGCATCGCCGAAGCTCTGCTCGCTACGATTGTCGGCCTCGGGGCCGCCATCCCGGCCGTGATCGCCTTCAACTGGGCCAACAACAAACTCAAATTCATCAACGATTTCGCCGGCAACTTCATCTCAAGCTTTATCTCGCAGGCCAAAAAGGAGGCTCGCTAG
- a CDS encoding biopolymer transporter ExbD → MARRKQRTYRALADINIANLVDVVLVLLIIFMISAPLLQSGIEVNLPQTRAAAISEQAEGVVVTLDAKGGIYINDVWSRLENFETNLQNEMRAKNASSVFLRADSMVLYGTAIDVIGRLKEIGIEEIGLVTARQENSGSGRNRK, encoded by the coding sequence GTGGCCCGTCGAAAACAACGGACATACCGGGCCCTGGCCGATATCAATATCGCCAATCTCGTCGATGTCGTTCTGGTGCTGTTAATCATCTTCATGATATCCGCTCCGCTGCTTCAGTCCGGCATCGAAGTTAACCTGCCTCAAACCAGGGCCGCTGCTATCAGCGAACAGGCCGAAGGCGTCGTTGTTACTCTTGATGCGAAAGGCGGTATTTATATTAACGATGTCTGGTCCCGCCTCGAAAATTTCGAGACCAATCTCCAGAATGAGATGCGGGCGAAGAATGCTTCCTCGGTGTTCTTGCGAGCTGACTCGATGGTGCTGTATGGCACCGCCATTGATGTAATCGGACGTCTCAAGGAGATCGGCATCGAGGAAATCGGTCTGGTAACCGCTCGTCAGGAGAATTCCGGCAGTGGACGCAACCGAAAGTAG
- a CDS encoding TonB family protein: protein MKREIFFSLALHLAIVAAAVVSSPFDAKKAFDYDDVIRVRAVAMPDFSPPAAAEPVAIEPLAVPQAMPEEVPEIPIDDPKSVVEPKQVEKPKPKPEKKPAQQAPAKTEGNASAGAGDGKKEIDVSGSGPGSPFGSATIDNASFDYPYWFTQAFNKIAANFRNTVVIDGTVICIVYFQVIRSGRLVKVEVEQSSGIPAFDNVCVAAIERSAPFPPLPKEFRDEIIGISVPFTNTLR, encoded by the coding sequence ATGAAACGAGAAATCTTTTTTTCTCTCGCTCTGCATCTTGCTATAGTGGCAGCCGCGGTTGTCTCCTCCCCTTTTGACGCCAAAAAAGCCTTTGATTACGATGATGTCATCAGGGTGCGCGCGGTAGCTATGCCCGATTTCTCTCCGCCCGCCGCGGCCGAACCGGTGGCGATTGAACCCCTGGCCGTGCCGCAGGCAATGCCGGAGGAAGTTCCTGAAATCCCTATCGATGATCCCAAGTCCGTTGTCGAACCGAAACAGGTCGAAAAACCGAAACCCAAACCGGAAAAGAAACCCGCCCAACAGGCTCCCGCAAAAACGGAGGGCAACGCCTCAGCGGGCGCGGGTGACGGCAAAAAGGAAATTGATGTTTCCGGGAGCGGTCCCGGCTCGCCTTTCGGCAGCGCTACCATCGACAATGCCTCGTTTGACTATCCTTATTGGTTCACACAGGCTTTCAACAAAATCGCCGCTAACTTCCGCAACACGGTTGTTATCGACGGTACCGTCATCTGTATCGTGTACTTTCAGGTAATACGTTCGGGAAGGCTGGTGAAGGTCGAAGTAGAACAGTCCTCGGGCATACCCGCCTTCGATAACGTATGCGTGGCGGCCATCGAACGTTCGGCTCCATTCCCGCCGCTACCCAAAGAATTTCGCGATGAGATCATCGGTATTAGCGTTCCATTCACCAACACTCTGAGGTAA